Proteins encoded in a region of the Halosimplex halophilum genome:
- a CDS encoding ornithine cyclodeaminase codes for MTAAREVELEGHIIDSGMMQACFGIIMDMGGSFEVEEFAIGREKTEESYARLLVEADDEETLQSIVHELHQNGANPSDPKDATLQRAPKDKVVPYGFYSTTNHPTEVRIDGEWVEVEDIEMDCAVIVEDREGEDGGPRAYTEVLSGVEEGDAIVTGETGIRVSPPERPRDREGAFGFMQGGVSSERPSESTIRQVGDAIEETKREGGDVLAVCGPALIHSGAREDLARLVREGFVDMLSIGNGFAVHDLERDLYGTSLGMDTESLDHPRKGHKHHIYTISEIIREGGIEEAVESGTVESGVMYECVENDVPFVIAGSIRDDGPLPDTITDSMEAQNAIREQAHEADLVLMLSTLLHSVAVGNCLPSTTRTVCVDINPATVTQLLDRGSDQAVGMVTDIGTFVPILADHLLDEG; via the coding sequence ATGACTGCCGCGCGCGAGGTCGAACTGGAGGGTCACATCATCGACTCGGGGATGATGCAGGCCTGTTTCGGCATCATCATGGACATGGGCGGCTCCTTCGAGGTCGAGGAGTTCGCCATCGGCCGCGAGAAGACCGAGGAGTCCTACGCCCGCCTGCTCGTCGAGGCCGACGACGAGGAGACGCTCCAGTCGATCGTCCACGAACTCCACCAGAACGGCGCCAACCCCTCCGACCCGAAAGACGCCACGCTCCAGCGCGCCCCCAAGGACAAGGTCGTCCCCTACGGGTTCTACTCCACCACGAACCACCCCACCGAAGTCCGCATCGACGGCGAGTGGGTCGAGGTCGAGGACATCGAGATGGACTGCGCCGTGATCGTCGAGGACCGCGAAGGGGAGGACGGTGGCCCCCGCGCCTACACAGAGGTCCTCAGCGGCGTCGAGGAAGGCGATGCCATCGTCACCGGCGAGACGGGCATCCGCGTCAGCCCGCCCGAGCGCCCCCGCGACCGCGAGGGCGCCTTCGGGTTCATGCAGGGCGGCGTCTCCTCGGAGCGCCCCTCCGAGTCGACCATCCGCCAGGTCGGCGACGCCATCGAGGAGACCAAGCGCGAGGGCGGCGACGTGCTCGCGGTCTGCGGCCCCGCGCTCATCCACTCGGGCGCCCGCGAGGACCTCGCTCGCCTCGTCCGCGAGGGATTCGTCGACATGCTCTCGATCGGCAACGGCTTCGCCGTCCACGACCTCGAACGGGACCTGTACGGCACCTCGCTGGGCATGGACACCGAGAGCCTCGACCACCCGCGCAAGGGCCACAAACACCACATCTACACCATCTCGGAGATCATCCGCGAGGGCGGCATCGAGGAAGCCGTCGAGAGCGGCACCGTCGAGTCGGGGGTCATGTACGAGTGCGTCGAGAACGACGTGCCGTTCGTCATCGCCGGCTCCATCCGCGACGACGGCCCCCTGCCGGACACCATCACCGACTCGATGGAGGCCCAGAACGCCATCCGCGAGCAGGCCCACGAGGCCGACCTCGTGCTCATGCTCTCGACGCTGTTGCACTCCGTCGCGGTCGGCAACTGCCTCCCCTCGACGACCCGGACCGTCTGCGTCGACATCAACCCGGCCACCGTCACCCAGCTGCTCGACCGCGGCAGCGACCAGGCCGTCGGGATGGTCACCGACATCGGGACCTTCGTCCCGATCCTGGCGGACCATCTGCTGGACGAGGGGTAG
- a CDS encoding heavy metal translocating P-type ATPase, protein MTDDPNRSGDRSGPESAGTGAGDPRRADDAGGVSDDSGGTDGASADAADAADTGEACCESDGCEGSAAPAADADDGGVAEGTTVRFSVPEMDCSSCASKVDAALSDREGVAATDLQPTTGTAKITFDTSQTSRSDLVAAVESAGYPVADDGSRSAGGDADDAVGTGSVFRTARAKKTALSGLALGLGLLVQFGLPGLNTALVAAAGRELLVADALYLLAVLAGGQVIVRNGYYSAKNLSLDIDFLMSVAILSAAGISLAVPGLHFYVEAASLAFLFNVAELLERYSVDRARNSLEELLTLSPDIATVRRTGPDGEPEREEVPVEDVAVGETVLVEPGEKIPMDGTVTEGSSAVNQAPITGESVPVDKEPGDEVFAGTINEQGFLAVETTAAAGDTTIDRIVELVEDAQANKTEREQFVERFADYYTPAVVVAALLATFVAPLVFSGGWATWFVRGISLLVIACPCAFVISTPVTVVSGVTSAAKNGVLIKGGNHLEAMGDVDAVAFDKTGTLTTGELSVTDVVGLNGNDEADVLQCARAIERRSEHPIGDAIVAHADERGVADREVTDFESITGRGVRADLDGRTHYAGKPGLFEDLGFELDHVHLSGDETMTDGGLASDGNETSSDRRSDGGVAVERAKRPCPDRDDCVDLWETVPRLQSQGKTVVLVGTDEEIEGLVAIADEVRPEARWTVERLREQGVDHLAMLTGDNERTARAAAEQVGVDAFHADLLPDEKVDRVEALREEYDTVAMVGDGINDAPALATATVGIAMGAAGTDTALETADVALMGDDLSKLPYLHRLARTGNGIIRQNVWGSLLVKAALAVAIPLPFVAVPLWFVVLAGDVGMTTAVTANAMRLARLRPDPATA, encoded by the coding sequence ATGACGGACGACCCGAACCGGTCCGGCGACCGAAGCGGCCCCGAGAGCGCCGGAACCGGCGCCGGGGACCCTCGTCGCGCCGACGACGCCGGCGGCGTCAGTGACGACTCCGGCGGCACCGATGGTGCCAGTGCCGACGCCGCGGACGCCGCCGACACCGGGGAGGCGTGCTGCGAGTCCGACGGCTGCGAGGGGTCGGCTGCCCCGGCTGCCGACGCGGACGACGGCGGGGTCGCCGAGGGGACGACGGTGCGGTTCTCGGTCCCGGAGATGGACTGCTCGTCGTGTGCGAGCAAGGTCGACGCGGCGCTGTCCGACCGCGAGGGCGTCGCCGCGACGGACCTGCAGCCGACGACGGGGACGGCGAAGATCACCTTCGACACCAGCCAGACCTCCCGCTCGGACCTCGTCGCTGCGGTCGAGAGCGCCGGCTATCCGGTCGCCGACGACGGGAGCAGAAGCGCCGGCGGCGATGCGGACGACGCGGTCGGGACCGGGAGCGTCTTCCGGACCGCCCGCGCGAAGAAGACCGCGCTCAGCGGCCTCGCCCTCGGGCTCGGCCTGCTCGTCCAGTTCGGGCTCCCCGGGCTGAACACCGCTCTCGTCGCGGCCGCGGGCCGGGAGCTGCTGGTCGCGGACGCGCTGTACCTGCTGGCGGTCCTCGCCGGCGGCCAGGTGATCGTCCGCAACGGCTACTACTCGGCGAAGAATCTCAGCCTCGACATCGACTTCCTGATGTCGGTCGCCATCCTGAGCGCGGCGGGGATCTCGCTGGCCGTCCCCGGCCTGCACTTCTACGTCGAGGCGGCGTCGCTGGCCTTCCTCTTCAACGTCGCCGAGCTGCTGGAGCGGTACTCGGTCGACCGCGCCCGCAACTCGCTGGAGGAGCTGCTGACGCTCTCCCCGGACATCGCCACGGTCCGCCGGACCGGACCCGACGGCGAGCCCGAGCGGGAGGAGGTCCCCGTCGAGGACGTGGCCGTCGGCGAGACCGTCCTCGTGGAGCCCGGCGAGAAGATCCCGATGGACGGCACCGTGACGGAGGGATCGAGCGCGGTCAACCAGGCGCCGATCACCGGGGAGAGCGTCCCCGTGGACAAGGAGCCCGGCGACGAGGTGTTCGCGGGGACGATCAACGAGCAGGGGTTCCTGGCGGTGGAGACGACCGCCGCGGCGGGCGACACGACCATCGACCGGATCGTCGAACTCGTCGAGGACGCACAGGCGAACAAGACCGAGCGCGAGCAGTTCGTCGAGCGGTTCGCCGACTACTACACGCCCGCGGTGGTCGTCGCCGCCCTGCTGGCCACGTTCGTCGCCCCGCTGGTCTTCAGCGGCGGCTGGGCGACGTGGTTCGTCCGCGGCATCTCCCTGCTGGTCATCGCCTGCCCGTGCGCGTTCGTCATCTCGACGCCCGTGACGGTGGTCTCGGGCGTCACGAGCGCGGCGAAGAACGGCGTGCTGATCAAGGGCGGCAACCACCTGGAAGCGATGGGCGACGTGGACGCCGTCGCCTTCGACAAGACGGGGACCCTGACGACCGGCGAGCTGTCGGTGACCGACGTGGTGGGGCTGAACGGCAACGACGAGGCCGACGTGTTGCAGTGCGCCCGCGCCATCGAGCGCCGGAGCGAACACCCCATCGGCGACGCCATCGTCGCCCACGCCGACGAACGGGGAGTCGCGGACCGCGAGGTGACCGACTTCGAGTCGATCACCGGCAGGGGCGTCCGCGCGGACCTGGACGGTCGGACCCACTACGCCGGCAAGCCCGGTCTCTTCGAGGACCTGGGGTTCGAGCTGGACCACGTCCACCTGAGCGGCGACGAGACGATGACCGACGGCGGTCTCGCGAGCGACGGGAACGAGACCTCGTCGGACCGCCGGTCCGACGGCGGGGTCGCGGTCGAGCGCGCGAAGCGGCCCTGCCCGGACCGCGACGACTGCGTCGACCTCTGGGAGACGGTCCCGCGGCTCCAGTCTCAGGGGAAGACGGTCGTGCTCGTCGGCACCGACGAGGAGATCGAGGGGCTGGTCGCCATCGCCGACGAGGTGCGCCCGGAGGCCCGCTGGACGGTCGAGCGCCTGCGCGAGCAGGGCGTCGACCACCTCGCGATGCTCACCGGCGACAACGAGCGGACGGCCCGCGCGGCGGCCGAGCAGGTCGGCGTCGACGCGTTCCACGCCGACCTGCTCCCCGACGAGAAGGTCGACCGGGTCGAGGCGCTCCGCGAGGAGTACGACACCGTCGCGATGGTCGGCGACGGTATCAACGACGCGCCCGCGCTGGCGACCGCCACCGTCGGGATCGCGATGGGCGCCGCGGGGACCGACACCGCCCTCGAGACCGCCGACGTGGCGCTGATGGGCGACGACCTCTCGAAGCTCCCCTACCTCCACCGGCTCGCCCGGACCGGCAACGGGATCATCCGCCAGAACGTCTGGGGGAGCCTCCTCGTCAAGGCCGCGCTCGCCGTCGCCATCCCGCTGCCGTTCGTCGCCGTCCCCCTCTGGTTCGTCGTCCTCGCCGGCGACGTGGGCATGACCACCGCCGTCACAGCCAACGCCATGCGCCTCGCCCGCCTCCGCCCCGACCCCGCGACCGCCTGA
- the rdfA gene encoding rod-determining factor RdfA produces MTNRQDERPDNKVERVVRKYDLGDLGRELERRWTGEGRERQSLRDLADFFNRRVLESAMDEAGVVTLQGELENIYELLTGDDVTEGARTQARNRLEREGIDVDDLQNDFVSHYAVHTYLRDYRDAEYEGGDDGDQREKSVETIQRLTSRLNAVTRRNVENLRSTERLDIGPVDVIADVQVVCQECGRQEDPIDLIERGGCRCRVDE; encoded by the coding sequence ATGACGAATCGACAGGACGAGCGCCCGGACAACAAGGTAGAGCGGGTCGTGCGCAAGTACGACCTGGGGGATCTGGGCCGGGAACTGGAGCGGCGGTGGACGGGCGAGGGCCGGGAGCGCCAGAGCCTGCGCGACCTCGCGGACTTCTTCAACCGGCGCGTGCTGGAGAGTGCGATGGACGAGGCGGGGGTCGTGACGCTGCAGGGGGAACTGGAGAACATCTACGAGTTGCTCACCGGCGACGACGTGACCGAGGGGGCCCGCACGCAGGCCCGCAACCGGCTCGAACGGGAGGGGATCGACGTCGACGACCTCCAGAACGACTTCGTGAGCCACTACGCCGTCCACACCTATCTGCGCGACTACCGGGACGCCGAGTACGAGGGCGGCGACGACGGCGACCAGCGCGAGAAGTCCGTCGAGACGATCCAGCGGCTCACCAGCCGGCTGAACGCGGTCACGCGGCGCAACGTCGAGAACCTCCGGTCGACCGAGCGGCTGGACATCGGCCCCGTCGACGTGATCGCGGACGTGCAGGTCGTCTGCCAGGAGTGTGGCCGCCAGGAGGACCCGATCGACCTCATCGAGCGCGGCGGCTGCCGCTGTCGAGTCGACGAGTAA
- a CDS encoding archaea-specific SMC-related protein — MGATDSKAKPVDVTVENVGGIDRTEVSFSAGVTILTGRNATNRTSLLQAIMAGLGSDNVSLKGDADEGRVELTVGDETYTRTLTRQNGTVVTDGDPYLDDSEIADLFVFLLESNEARRAVERTENLRELIMRPVDTAAIESEIDELQSERDELEQRLDDLQSLRSSLPELEERRQDLEAEIEDKREELAEKKEQIDDADQDLGTTRDQKAELEDALESFREARSDLEDVRYNLDSERESIDALESEIEEVESELEDLPEEVSGDVSEVEDRIGRLRDQRQTLDSTVNELQKVIQFNEEMLEGTSSDVVAALRGEDDAEDLTERLVDDRVVCWTCGSEVDQADVEETLDRIRELRQSKLSERQDLQSEIDDLKTEKATYQEQKRQRSQLEDRRQRAESELAQRRERVADLEDERDRLEERIDELEAEVNELQDETQSDLLDLHREANELEFEIGRRQDELEEVSEEIERIEAELDRREDLKAEREEIQDRIEDLRTRIDRIETEAVEQFNEHMESVLEMLGYENLERIWIERKQERVKEGRRRVEKSVFDLHVVRSTEDGTTYEDSIDHLSESEREVTGLIFALAGYLTHDVYETCPFLLLDSIEAIDSDRIARLVDYVAEYAEYVVVALLEEDAQALDDGYQRVTEV, encoded by the coding sequence ATGGGAGCGACTGATAGCAAGGCAAAGCCGGTAGACGTTACCGTGGAGAACGTCGGCGGGATCGACAGGACCGAGGTGTCGTTTTCGGCGGGCGTGACGATCCTCACGGGCCGCAACGCGACGAACCGCACGTCGCTGTTACAGGCCATCATGGCGGGGCTCGGGAGCGACAACGTCTCGCTCAAGGGCGACGCCGACGAGGGGCGCGTCGAGCTGACCGTCGGCGACGAGACGTACACGCGGACGCTCACCCGCCAGAACGGGACCGTGGTCACGGACGGCGACCCCTACCTGGACGACTCCGAGATCGCCGACCTCTTCGTCTTCCTGCTGGAGTCCAACGAGGCCCGCCGGGCCGTCGAGCGCACGGAGAACCTCCGCGAGCTCATCATGCGGCCGGTGGACACGGCCGCGATCGAGTCGGAGATCGACGAGCTGCAGAGCGAGCGCGACGAACTGGAGCAGCGGCTCGACGACCTCCAGTCGCTGCGCAGCTCCCTCCCGGAGCTGGAGGAGCGCCGCCAGGACCTCGAAGCGGAGATCGAGGACAAGCGCGAGGAGCTCGCCGAGAAGAAAGAGCAGATCGACGACGCCGACCAGGACCTGGGGACGACACGCGACCAGAAGGCCGAACTCGAGGACGCGCTGGAGTCGTTCCGGGAGGCCCGCTCGGACCTGGAGGACGTGCGCTACAACCTCGACAGCGAGCGCGAGAGCATCGACGCGCTGGAGTCGGAGATCGAGGAGGTCGAGTCGGAGCTGGAGGACCTCCCCGAGGAGGTGTCGGGCGACGTGAGCGAGGTCGAGGACCGCATCGGCCGGCTGCGCGACCAGCGCCAGACGCTGGACTCGACGGTCAACGAGCTCCAGAAGGTGATCCAGTTCAACGAGGAGATGCTGGAGGGGACGAGCTCGGACGTGGTCGCCGCGCTACGGGGGGAGGACGACGCCGAGGACCTGACCGAGCGGCTCGTCGACGACCGGGTGGTCTGCTGGACCTGCGGGAGCGAGGTCGACCAGGCGGACGTGGAGGAGACCCTCGACCGCATCCGCGAGCTGCGCCAGTCGAAGCTCTCGGAGCGGCAGGACCTGCAGTCGGAGATCGACGACCTGAAGACCGAGAAGGCGACCTACCAGGAGCAGAAGCGCCAGCGCTCCCAGCTCGAGGACCGCCGCCAGCGCGCCGAGTCGGAGCTCGCCCAGCGCCGCGAGCGCGTCGCGGACCTCGAGGACGAGCGCGACCGGCTGGAGGAGCGCATCGACGAGCTGGAGGCGGAGGTCAACGAGCTCCAGGACGAGACCCAGAGCGACCTGCTGGACCTCCACCGCGAGGCCAACGAACTGGAGTTCGAGATCGGGCGCCGGCAGGACGAACTGGAGGAGGTCTCCGAGGAGATCGAGCGCATCGAGGCGGAGCTGGACCGCCGGGAGGACCTGAAGGCCGAACGCGAGGAGATCCAGGACCGGATCGAGGACCTGCGCACCCGGATCGACCGCATCGAGACGGAGGCGGTCGAGCAGTTCAACGAGCACATGGAGTCGGTGCTGGAGATGCTCGGCTACGAGAACCTCGAACGGATCTGGATCGAGCGCAAACAGGAGCGCGTCAAGGAGGGGCGCCGGCGCGTCGAGAAGTCGGTCTTCGACCTCCACGTCGTCCGGAGCACCGAGGACGGGACGACCTACGAGGACTCCATCGACCACCTCAGCGAGTCCGAGCGCGAGGTGACGGGGCTCATCTTCGCGCTCGCCGGCTACCTCACCCACGACGTGTACGAGACCTGTCCGTTCCTCCTGCTGGACTCGATCGAGGCGATCGACTCCGACCGCATCGCCCGTCTCGTCGACTACGTCGCCGAGTACGCCGAGTACGTCGTCGTCGCCCTCCTCGAGGAGGACGCCCAGGCGCTCGACGACGGCTACCAGCGCGTCACCGAGGTCTGA
- a CDS encoding aryl-sulfate sulfotransferase: MDGPSKRLARALLAAVLVLAAGAVASSYATAEPNVARTHGSLAGADDPSALAGADGSPAPGATGVASPEASPTEVSPGPDGAGLTDPGGSPDGAASDADGPALVDPAEHDHDDLTVVGTQGFYASDEQAELVAFDRSGEVAYYEDDYRVYFDVDPVEGQPYTVEYLAAEHRDGEACANVSTERCTYNVFERVNMTTGETRTVYGELTPKIYSGRWHDVDRINDTHVAVADILRDSVRVVNATTDETVYEWNASSYFDPDAGGAAGDWTHINDVEVLADGRLMVSVRNMDRVVFVEPGEGVDPDWTLGEEDNYDILYEQHNPDYIPPERGGPAITVADSENNRVLEYQRVDPETGEATTAADGEWRRSWGWRDSRVQWPRDADRLPNDNTLVVDTHGDRIAEVAPNGSVVWDVTVGMPYDVERLGTGDESTGGYSMRSIRDDRGTTAGGSGARSGVGVPLVQPASEDIDPGAVPPAGRITHPDRGPAETVWVALKELTPSLVVNGMLYAAPSWVRFTDLAFGALALLTGLTWAGTELYWSRYAPFAALRRRLRRARRS; the protein is encoded by the coding sequence ATGGACGGCCCCTCCAAACGACTCGCTCGCGCGCTGCTGGCCGCCGTGCTGGTCCTCGCGGCGGGAGCGGTCGCGAGCAGCTACGCGACGGCGGAGCCGAACGTCGCGCGCACACACGGGTCGCTCGCCGGCGCCGACGACCCCTCCGCGCTCGCCGGCGCCGACGGGTCCCCCGCACCCGGCGCGACCGGCGTCGCGAGTCCCGAAGCGTCGCCCACCGAGGTCTCGCCGGGCCCCGACGGCGCCGGCCTCACCGACCCCGGCGGGTCGCCGGACGGCGCGGCAAGCGACGCCGACGGCCCCGCCCTCGTCGACCCCGCCGAACACGACCACGACGACCTGACCGTCGTCGGCACGCAGGGGTTCTACGCCTCCGACGAGCAGGCCGAGCTGGTCGCGTTCGACCGCTCGGGCGAGGTCGCCTACTACGAGGACGACTACCGCGTGTACTTCGACGTCGACCCCGTCGAGGGGCAGCCCTACACCGTCGAGTACCTCGCCGCCGAACACCGCGACGGCGAGGCCTGTGCGAACGTCAGCACCGAGCGCTGCACGTACAACGTCTTCGAGCGCGTGAACATGACCACCGGCGAGACCCGGACCGTCTACGGCGAGCTCACGCCGAAGATCTACTCCGGGCGCTGGCACGACGTCGACCGGATCAACGACACCCACGTCGCCGTCGCGGACATTCTCCGGGACAGCGTCCGCGTGGTGAACGCGACGACCGACGAGACCGTCTACGAGTGGAACGCCTCCTCGTACTTCGACCCCGACGCCGGCGGGGCGGCCGGCGACTGGACGCACATCAACGACGTGGAGGTGCTGGCCGACGGCCGACTGATGGTCAGCGTCCGCAACATGGACCGGGTCGTGTTCGTCGAGCCCGGCGAGGGCGTCGACCCCGACTGGACGCTCGGCGAGGAGGACAACTACGACATCCTCTACGAGCAGCACAACCCCGACTACATCCCGCCCGAGCGGGGCGGCCCCGCCATCACCGTCGCCGACTCCGAGAACAACCGCGTGCTGGAGTACCAGCGGGTCGACCCGGAGACGGGCGAGGCGACGACGGCGGCCGACGGCGAGTGGCGCCGCTCGTGGGGCTGGCGGGACAGCCGCGTCCAGTGGCCCCGCGACGCCGACCGGCTCCCGAACGACAACACGCTGGTCGTCGACACGCACGGCGACCGGATCGCCGAGGTCGCGCCCAACGGGAGCGTGGTCTGGGACGTCACCGTCGGGATGCCCTACGACGTCGAGCGGCTGGGCACCGGCGACGAGAGCACGGGCGGGTACAGCATGCGGTCGATCCGCGACGACCGCGGCACGACCGCCGGCGGGTCCGGCGCCCGGTCGGGCGTCGGCGTCCCCCTGGTCCAGCCGGCCAGCGAGGACATCGACCCCGGCGCCGTCCCGCCCGCCGGCCGCATCACCCACCCCGACCGCGGCCCCGCCGAGACCGTCTGGGTCGCGCTCAAGGAGCTGACGCCGAGCCTCGTGGTCAACGGGATGCTGTACGCCGCCCCCTCCTGGGTCCGGTTCACCGACCTGGCGTTCGGCGCCCTCGCCCTCCTGACCGGCCTCACCTGGGCGGGGACGGAACTCTACTGGTCGCGGTACGCCCCGTTCGCAGCCCTCCGTCGACGGCTCCGGCGCGCCCGCCGGTCCTGA
- a CDS encoding ribonuclease H-like domain-containing protein → MRIENSFIPVDGVGERTERSLWEAGVTHWDAFDPSAVGARQAENIESFVATAAERLDDGDAAFFRERFPSGSHWRCYENFREEACFLDIETTGLDQQRDDVTVVGLHTPGETETLVAGRDLTADRLQRRLDDANLLVTFNGKRFDVPFLESAFGVDVDVPHVDLMYPCRRLGLTGGLKAVERETGIDRDRPDLSGEDAVRLWREYERGDDSALETLVSYNRDDTENLRALADRVTDRLDSDVFVGRE, encoded by the coding sequence GTGCGAATCGAGAACAGCTTCATCCCGGTCGACGGCGTGGGCGAGCGGACCGAGCGGTCGCTGTGGGAGGCCGGAGTCACCCACTGGGACGCGTTCGACCCGTCGGCCGTCGGCGCCCGGCAGGCCGAGAACATCGAGTCGTTCGTCGCGACGGCCGCCGAGCGCTTAGACGACGGCGACGCCGCGTTCTTCCGCGAGCGGTTCCCCTCCGGCAGCCACTGGCGCTGTTACGAGAACTTCCGCGAGGAGGCCTGCTTCCTCGACATCGAGACGACGGGGCTCGACCAGCAACGCGACGACGTGACGGTCGTCGGCCTGCACACCCCCGGCGAGACCGAGACGCTGGTCGCCGGCCGAGACCTGACCGCCGACCGCCTCCAGCGCCGGCTCGACGACGCGAACCTGCTCGTGACGTTCAACGGCAAGCGCTTCGACGTGCCCTTCCTCGAGTCGGCGTTCGGCGTGGACGTGGACGTGCCGCACGTCGACCTGATGTACCCCTGCCGGCGGCTGGGGCTGACCGGCGGGCTGAAGGCCGTCGAGCGGGAGACGGGCATCGACCGCGACCGGCCGGACCTGTCGGGCGAGGACGCCGTCCGGCTGTGGCGCGAGTACGAGCGGGGCGACGACTCGGCGCTGGAGACGCTGGTGTCGTACAACCGCGACGACACGGAGAACCTCCGCGCGCTCGCCGACCGCGTGACCGACCGCCTCGACAGCGACGTGTTCGTCGGCCGGGAGTAA